A portion of the Bactrocera neohumeralis isolate Rockhampton chromosome 2, APGP_CSIRO_Bneo_wtdbg2-racon-allhic-juicebox.fasta_v2, whole genome shotgun sequence genome contains these proteins:
- the LOC126767739 gene encoding G protein-activated inward rectifier potassium channel 3 isoform X2 — MCFFGTTFAYKMPEIKRNLSRLSMLMFRPTHSSEPGWRAELLRYRQTRFSSRRVRKRVIFKHGECNVVQGNVAKRRRRYLQDIFTTLVDAQWRWTMLVFALSFLISWALFAFVWWVIAYAHGDFEYIYNRDFFPERNVNVTHRMCVTEVRSFVSAFLYSVETQTTIGYGNRFVTEECPEAIFIMCLQCILGVFIQAFMVGIVFAKLSRPKKRAQTLLFSRNAVICHRDGVPCLMFRVGDMRKSHIIEAHVRAQIIRKKITKEGEILPFYQQELTVGADGGEDRLMFIWPTTIVHKIDRNSPLYMLSASDMLKERFEVVCMLEGVIESTGMTTQARSSYLPSEILWGHRFVNVVSFRKETGEYEVDYTLFNNTYDVDTPLCSAKQLDDVKAEYAKNSKLGLERAFSAGLMHIPSTISVDRLDPNSDESLDSRLQTRNNSIPNGVLAEELQPLNCGGGGGSTNGSYHYVPPSFTVGGSAIQIPSLALSTNLHSINEKTNSGSSSSSSTNNLTINPTTTTPNTLSPAMAASATYNNNNNNNQDRSNGGGIKKTPSSGRRLSIKQDQLSVDSIC, encoded by the exons GTATCGACAGACACGTTTCAGTTCACGGCGTGTGCGGAAACGTGTAATCTTCAAGCATGGCGAGTGTAATGTGGTTCAAGGCAATGTGGCGAAACGCCGGCGCAGATATCTACAG GATATCTTCACCACCCTGGTCGATGCACAATGGCGTTGGACAATGCTCGTATTCGCGCTCAGTTTTCTCATCTCGTGGGCGCTGTTCGCGTTCGTTTGGTGGGTGATCGCATATGCGCATGGCGATTTCGAATATATTTACAATCGTGATTTCTTTCCCGAACGCAATGTGAATGTAACGCATCGCATGTGTGTAACGGAGGTGCGCAGCTTTGTCTCGGCCTTTCTGTATTCGGTGGAAACACAAACGACAATAGGCTATGGCAATCGCTTCGTAACGGAGGAGTGTCCCGAGGCGATATTCATAATGTGTTTGCAGTGTATTTTGGGTGTTTTCATACAAGCATTTATGGTTGGTATTGTGTTTGCGAAGTTGTCGCGTCCCAAGAAACGCGCACAAACGTTGCTCTTCTCGCGAAATGCTGTGATTTGTCATCGGGATGGGGTGCCATGTCTGATGTTCCGGGTGGGTGATATGCGAAAGAGTCATATTATTGAGGCGCACGTGCGCGCGCAGATCATAAGAAAGAAG ATTACTAAAGAGGGCGAAATATTACCGTTCTATCAGCAAGAGCTGACAGTCGGCGCAGATGGTGGCGAAGATCGGCTAATGTTCATTTGGCCGACAACGATCGTGCACAAAATCGATCGCAACAGTCCGTTGTATATGCTTTCGGCGTCGGACATGTTGAAGGAACGCTTTGAGGTTGTTTGTATGTTGG AGGGCGTTATAGAGTCCACCGGCATGACAACACAGGCGCGCAGCAGTTACCTGCCTTCGGAGATACTTTGGGGTCATCGTTTTGTGAATGTGGTGTCGTTTCGTAAAGAAACGGGCGAATACGAGGTGGATTACACGCTGTTCAATAACACCTATGATGTGGATACACCACTTTGTAGCGCCAAACAATTGGATGATGTGAAGGCCGAATATGCTAAGAATTCCAAACTAGGCTTAG AGCGCGCCTTTTCCGCCGGTCTTATGCACATACCATCCACCATATCTGTGGATCGTTTAGATCCGAATAGCGATGAGTCGTTGGACTCACGTCTGCAAACACGCAACAATTCCATCCCCAATGGGGTGCTCGCCGAGGAGCTGCAACCGCTGAattgtggtggtggtggcggtagCACAAACGGTAGCTATCACTATGTGCCACCGTCGTTCACAGTTGGCGGCTCAGCGATACAAATACCCTCGTTGGCACTCTCCACAAATCTACATAGTATTAATGAGAAAACCAATtccggcagcagcagcagcagcagcaccaatAATCTCACCATTAATCCCACCACCACCACGCCAAATACACTCTCACCAGCAATGGCGGCGAGtgctacatataataataataacaataacaatcaaGATAGAAGTAATGGTGGCGGCATCAAGAAGACACCATCAAGCGGTCGACGCTTATCGATCAAACAAGATCAGCTATCGGTCGATTCGATTTGTTGA
- the LOC126767739 gene encoding G protein-activated inward rectifier potassium channel 3 isoform X4 codes for MKRLMTWERDLVDAMYGYRQTRFSSRRVRKRVIFKHGECNVVQGNVAKRRRRYLQDIFTTLVDAQWRWTMLVFALSFLISWALFAFVWWVIAYAHGDFEYIYNRDFFPERNVNVTHRMCVTEVRSFVSAFLYSVETQTTIGYGNRFVTEECPEAIFIMCLQCILGVFIQAFMVGIVFAKLSRPKKRAQTLLFSRNAVICHRDGVPCLMFRVGDMRKSHIIEAHVRAQIIRKKITKEGEILPFYQQELTVGADGGEDRLMFIWPTTIVHKIDRNSPLYMLSASDMLKERFEVVCMLEGVIESTGMTTQARSSYLPSEILWGHRFVNVVSFRKETGEYEVDYTLFNNTYDVDTPLCSAKQLDDVKAEYAKNSKLGLERAFSAGLMHIPSTISVDRLDPNSDESLDSRLQTRNNSIPNGVLAEELQPLNCGGGGGSTNGSYHYVPPSFTVGGSAIQIPSLALSTNLHSINEKTNSGSSSSSSTNNLTINPTTTTPNTLSPAMAASATYNNNNNNNQDRSNGGGIKKTPSSGRRLSIKQDQLSVDSIC; via the exons GTATCGACAGACACGTTTCAGTTCACGGCGTGTGCGGAAACGTGTAATCTTCAAGCATGGCGAGTGTAATGTGGTTCAAGGCAATGTGGCGAAACGCCGGCGCAGATATCTACAG GATATCTTCACCACCCTGGTCGATGCACAATGGCGTTGGACAATGCTCGTATTCGCGCTCAGTTTTCTCATCTCGTGGGCGCTGTTCGCGTTCGTTTGGTGGGTGATCGCATATGCGCATGGCGATTTCGAATATATTTACAATCGTGATTTCTTTCCCGAACGCAATGTGAATGTAACGCATCGCATGTGTGTAACGGAGGTGCGCAGCTTTGTCTCGGCCTTTCTGTATTCGGTGGAAACACAAACGACAATAGGCTATGGCAATCGCTTCGTAACGGAGGAGTGTCCCGAGGCGATATTCATAATGTGTTTGCAGTGTATTTTGGGTGTTTTCATACAAGCATTTATGGTTGGTATTGTGTTTGCGAAGTTGTCGCGTCCCAAGAAACGCGCACAAACGTTGCTCTTCTCGCGAAATGCTGTGATTTGTCATCGGGATGGGGTGCCATGTCTGATGTTCCGGGTGGGTGATATGCGAAAGAGTCATATTATTGAGGCGCACGTGCGCGCGCAGATCATAAGAAAGAAG ATTACTAAAGAGGGCGAAATATTACCGTTCTATCAGCAAGAGCTGACAGTCGGCGCAGATGGTGGCGAAGATCGGCTAATGTTCATTTGGCCGACAACGATCGTGCACAAAATCGATCGCAACAGTCCGTTGTATATGCTTTCGGCGTCGGACATGTTGAAGGAACGCTTTGAGGTTGTTTGTATGTTGG AGGGCGTTATAGAGTCCACCGGCATGACAACACAGGCGCGCAGCAGTTACCTGCCTTCGGAGATACTTTGGGGTCATCGTTTTGTGAATGTGGTGTCGTTTCGTAAAGAAACGGGCGAATACGAGGTGGATTACACGCTGTTCAATAACACCTATGATGTGGATACACCACTTTGTAGCGCCAAACAATTGGATGATGTGAAGGCCGAATATGCTAAGAATTCCAAACTAGGCTTAG AGCGCGCCTTTTCCGCCGGTCTTATGCACATACCATCCACCATATCTGTGGATCGTTTAGATCCGAATAGCGATGAGTCGTTGGACTCACGTCTGCAAACACGCAACAATTCCATCCCCAATGGGGTGCTCGCCGAGGAGCTGCAACCGCTGAattgtggtggtggtggcggtagCACAAACGGTAGCTATCACTATGTGCCACCGTCGTTCACAGTTGGCGGCTCAGCGATACAAATACCCTCGTTGGCACTCTCCACAAATCTACATAGTATTAATGAGAAAACCAATtccggcagcagcagcagcagcagcaccaatAATCTCACCATTAATCCCACCACCACCACGCCAAATACACTCTCACCAGCAATGGCGGCGAGtgctacatataataataataacaataacaatcaaGATAGAAGTAATGGTGGCGGCATCAAGAAGACACCATCAAGCGGTCGACGCTTATCGATCAAACAAGATCAGCTATCGGTCGATTCGATTTGTTGA
- the LOC126767739 gene encoding G protein-activated inward rectifier potassium channel 3 isoform X3 — protein MSCKLFAILSNSFCHFQAEMLFLLLCIMLITCLPIQSLLWYRQTRFSSRRVRKRVIFKHGECNVVQGNVAKRRRRYLQDIFTTLVDAQWRWTMLVFALSFLISWALFAFVWWVIAYAHGDFEYIYNRDFFPERNVNVTHRMCVTEVRSFVSAFLYSVETQTTIGYGNRFVTEECPEAIFIMCLQCILGVFIQAFMVGIVFAKLSRPKKRAQTLLFSRNAVICHRDGVPCLMFRVGDMRKSHIIEAHVRAQIIRKKITKEGEILPFYQQELTVGADGGEDRLMFIWPTTIVHKIDRNSPLYMLSASDMLKERFEVVCMLEGVIESTGMTTQARSSYLPSEILWGHRFVNVVSFRKETGEYEVDYTLFNNTYDVDTPLCSAKQLDDVKAEYAKNSKLGLERAFSAGLMHIPSTISVDRLDPNSDESLDSRLQTRNNSIPNGVLAEELQPLNCGGGGGSTNGSYHYVPPSFTVGGSAIQIPSLALSTNLHSINEKTNSGSSSSSSTNNLTINPTTTTPNTLSPAMAASATYNNNNNNNQDRSNGGGIKKTPSSGRRLSIKQDQLSVDSIC, from the exons ATGTCCTGTAAACTATTTGCGATTTTGTCCAACAGTTTTTGCCATTTCCAAGCAGAAATGTTGTTTCTACTGTTGTGCATTATGTTAATCACTTGTCTGCCGATACAAAGTTTGCTGTg GTATCGACAGACACGTTTCAGTTCACGGCGTGTGCGGAAACGTGTAATCTTCAAGCATGGCGAGTGTAATGTGGTTCAAGGCAATGTGGCGAAACGCCGGCGCAGATATCTACAG GATATCTTCACCACCCTGGTCGATGCACAATGGCGTTGGACAATGCTCGTATTCGCGCTCAGTTTTCTCATCTCGTGGGCGCTGTTCGCGTTCGTTTGGTGGGTGATCGCATATGCGCATGGCGATTTCGAATATATTTACAATCGTGATTTCTTTCCCGAACGCAATGTGAATGTAACGCATCGCATGTGTGTAACGGAGGTGCGCAGCTTTGTCTCGGCCTTTCTGTATTCGGTGGAAACACAAACGACAATAGGCTATGGCAATCGCTTCGTAACGGAGGAGTGTCCCGAGGCGATATTCATAATGTGTTTGCAGTGTATTTTGGGTGTTTTCATACAAGCATTTATGGTTGGTATTGTGTTTGCGAAGTTGTCGCGTCCCAAGAAACGCGCACAAACGTTGCTCTTCTCGCGAAATGCTGTGATTTGTCATCGGGATGGGGTGCCATGTCTGATGTTCCGGGTGGGTGATATGCGAAAGAGTCATATTATTGAGGCGCACGTGCGCGCGCAGATCATAAGAAAGAAG ATTACTAAAGAGGGCGAAATATTACCGTTCTATCAGCAAGAGCTGACAGTCGGCGCAGATGGTGGCGAAGATCGGCTAATGTTCATTTGGCCGACAACGATCGTGCACAAAATCGATCGCAACAGTCCGTTGTATATGCTTTCGGCGTCGGACATGTTGAAGGAACGCTTTGAGGTTGTTTGTATGTTGG AGGGCGTTATAGAGTCCACCGGCATGACAACACAGGCGCGCAGCAGTTACCTGCCTTCGGAGATACTTTGGGGTCATCGTTTTGTGAATGTGGTGTCGTTTCGTAAAGAAACGGGCGAATACGAGGTGGATTACACGCTGTTCAATAACACCTATGATGTGGATACACCACTTTGTAGCGCCAAACAATTGGATGATGTGAAGGCCGAATATGCTAAGAATTCCAAACTAGGCTTAG AGCGCGCCTTTTCCGCCGGTCTTATGCACATACCATCCACCATATCTGTGGATCGTTTAGATCCGAATAGCGATGAGTCGTTGGACTCACGTCTGCAAACACGCAACAATTCCATCCCCAATGGGGTGCTCGCCGAGGAGCTGCAACCGCTGAattgtggtggtggtggcggtagCACAAACGGTAGCTATCACTATGTGCCACCGTCGTTCACAGTTGGCGGCTCAGCGATACAAATACCCTCGTTGGCACTCTCCACAAATCTACATAGTATTAATGAGAAAACCAATtccggcagcagcagcagcagcagcaccaatAATCTCACCATTAATCCCACCACCACCACGCCAAATACACTCTCACCAGCAATGGCGGCGAGtgctacatataataataataacaataacaatcaaGATAGAAGTAATGGTGGCGGCATCAAGAAGACACCATCAAGCGGTCGACGCTTATCGATCAAACAAGATCAGCTATCGGTCGATTCGATTTGTTGA